Proteins encoded by one window of Halobaculum halobium:
- a CDS encoding Glu/Leu/Phe/Val family dehydrogenase, producing MTNEANPFESLQEQIDDAAAHLDVGDDVLDRLKHPERVLELNLSVEQDDGSLERFRAFRSEFNGDRGPYKGGIRYHPGVTRDEVKALSGWMVYKCAVVDIPYGGGKGGIVVDPSDYSAAEIERLTRSFAEELRPFIGEDTDIPAPDVNTGQREMNWIKDTYETLENTTEPGVVTGKSLESGGSEGRVEATGRSVMLTAREAFEYLDKDMDGASVAVQGYGNAGHIAAYLIEDLGANIVAVSDSSGAIYAEDGFDAREVKTYKNETGSVSGYSGADEEFSNEDLLTLDVDLLVPAALENAIDGDLARDVQADVIVEAANGPLTPDADDVLTDADVHVFPDILANAGGVTVSYFEWVQNRQRFYWTEEKVNEELERHVVSAFEDLVECYETVDVANLRTAAYVVAIQRVADAFTDSGNWP from the coding sequence ATGACGAACGAGGCTAATCCCTTCGAGAGCCTTCAAGAGCAGATCGACGACGCGGCCGCACACCTCGACGTCGGCGACGACGTGCTCGACCGACTCAAGCACCCCGAGCGCGTGCTGGAGCTGAACCTCTCCGTGGAACAGGACGACGGCTCGTTGGAGCGATTTCGCGCGTTCCGATCGGAGTTCAACGGCGACCGCGGGCCCTACAAGGGAGGTATCCGGTACCACCCGGGCGTCACCCGCGACGAGGTGAAGGCGCTGTCGGGGTGGATGGTGTACAAGTGCGCCGTCGTAGACATCCCGTACGGCGGCGGGAAAGGCGGGATCGTCGTCGACCCCTCCGACTACTCCGCCGCCGAGATCGAACGCCTCACTCGCTCGTTCGCCGAGGAGCTACGACCGTTCATCGGCGAGGACACGGACATCCCGGCACCCGACGTGAACACGGGTCAGCGGGAGATGAACTGGATCAAAGACACCTACGAGACGCTGGAGAACACGACCGAGCCCGGCGTCGTCACGGGGAAGTCGCTGGAGTCCGGCGGCTCCGAGGGCCGCGTCGAGGCCACGGGCCGATCGGTGATGCTCACCGCACGCGAGGCGTTCGAGTACCTCGACAAGGATATGGACGGCGCCAGCGTGGCCGTGCAGGGGTACGGCAACGCCGGGCACATCGCGGCGTATCTCATCGAAGATCTGGGCGCGAACATCGTCGCCGTCTCCGACTCCTCGGGCGCCATCTACGCCGAGGACGGATTCGACGCCCGCGAGGTGAAGACGTACAAGAACGAGACCGGCTCCGTTTCCGGGTACTCGGGTGCAGACGAGGAGTTCTCCAACGAGGACCTGCTCACCCTTGACGTCGACCTGCTCGTTCCGGCGGCCCTAGAGAACGCCATCGACGGCGACCTCGCCCGCGACGTGCAGGCGGACGTGATCGTCGAGGCGGCGAACGGCCCGCTCACCCCGGATGCGGACGACGTGCTCACCGACGCCGACGTTCACGTGTTCCCCGATATCCTCGCGAACGCCGGCGGCGTCACCGTCAGCTACTTCGAATGGGTGCAGAACCGCCAGCGCTTCTACTGGACCGAGGAGAAAGTCAACGAGGAACTGGAGCGCCACGTCGTCAGCGCCTTCGAGGACCTCGTCGAGTGCTACGAGACGGTCGACGTGGCGAACCTCCGCACGGCGGCGTACGTCGTCGCGATCCAGCGGGTCGCCGACGCGTTCACCGACAGCGGGAACTGGCCGTAA
- the gdhB gene encoding glutamate dehydrogenase GdhB produces MSTGTAGTGEKRAATDEQTEPESALETARRQLDHAAAHLDVDPGVIERLKHPTKVHRVAVPLERDDGSVEVFTGYRAQHDDVRGPYKGGLRFHPDVSEEECVGLSMWMTWKCAVMDLPFGGGKGGVVVNPKELSTDEKERLTRRFAEELRTFVGPKTDIPAPDMGTDAQTMAWFMDAYSMQEGETIPGVVTGKPPVVGGSEGREEAPGRSVAIITREAADYYDYDLDGLTVAVQGYGSVGANAARLLDDWGADVVAVSDTGGAVHDPTGLDTRAIPSFAEQPNAVTDRADEVGGVDLLEDGSDILELDVDALIPAAVGNVITADNANDVGADIVVEGANGPTTFVADEILAERGVHVIPDILANAGGVTVSYFEWLQDINRRTWTLEQVHSELESEMLSAWDAVREEVEAKDITWRDAAYVVALGRIAEAKSVRGLWP; encoded by the coding sequence ATGTCTACCGGAACTGCAGGAACCGGCGAGAAGCGCGCCGCCACCGACGAACAGACCGAGCCCGAATCGGCGCTCGAGACAGCCCGACGACAACTAGACCACGCCGCCGCACACCTCGACGTTGACCCCGGCGTCATCGAGCGGCTCAAACACCCCACGAAAGTCCACCGCGTCGCGGTGCCGCTGGAGCGCGACGACGGCTCCGTCGAGGTGTTCACCGGGTATCGAGCCCAACACGACGACGTGCGCGGGCCGTACAAGGGCGGGTTGCGCTTCCATCCGGACGTGAGCGAGGAGGAGTGCGTCGGCCTCTCGATGTGGATGACCTGGAAGTGCGCCGTGATGGATCTTCCCTTCGGCGGCGGGAAAGGCGGCGTCGTCGTGAATCCGAAGGAGCTGTCGACCGACGAGAAGGAGCGGCTCACTCGGCGGTTCGCCGAGGAACTGCGGACGTTCGTCGGCCCGAAGACGGACATCCCCGCGCCCGACATGGGAACCGACGCCCAGACGATGGCGTGGTTCATGGACGCGTACTCGATGCAGGAGGGCGAGACGATCCCCGGCGTCGTCACCGGGAAACCCCCGGTCGTCGGCGGCTCGGAAGGACGCGAGGAAGCGCCCGGCCGCTCGGTGGCGATCATCACGCGCGAGGCCGCCGACTACTACGACTACGATCTCGACGGTCTCACCGTCGCCGTGCAGGGGTACGGATCGGTCGGCGCGAACGCGGCGCGCCTGCTCGACGACTGGGGGGCGGACGTCGTCGCCGTCTCCGACACCGGGGGCGCAGTCCACGACCCGACGGGCCTCGACACCCGCGCGATCCCGAGCTTCGCCGAGCAGCCCAACGCCGTCACCGACCGCGCCGACGAGGTCGGCGGCGTCGACCTCCTCGAGGATGGGAGCGACATCCTCGAACTCGACGTCGACGCGCTGATCCCGGCGGCCGTCGGGAACGTCATCACCGCCGACAACGCGAACGACGTGGGCGCAGACATCGTCGTCGAGGGGGCGAACGGCCCGACGACGTTCGTGGCCGACGAGATCCTCGCCGAGCGCGGCGTCCACGTCATCCCGGATATCCTCGCGAACGCCGGCGGCGTCACCGTCAGCTACTTCGAGTGGCTCCAGGACATCAACCGCCGGACCTGGACGCTCGAACAGGTCCACTCCGAGTTGGAGTCGGAGATGCTCTCGGCCTGGGACGCGGTGCGAGAAGAGGTCGAAGCCAAGGACATCACGTGGCGCGATGCGGCGTACGTCGTCGCGCTCGGCCGCATCGCGGAGGCGAAGAGCGTCCGCGGCCTGTGGCCCTGA
- a CDS encoding HpcH/HpaI aldolase/citrate lyase family protein, whose amino-acid sequence MPRRSVMFSPGDRPELMRKAPATGADTIVFDLEDAVAPGRKAEARAAVRDALADPEFDPDAEVCVRVTGTETYRDLEVLVDEGDAAFDAVMLPKAESADAVIHLGNQLREHDRRVPVIALIETARGVLRAEAIADAGPTDAVAFGAEDLSADLGATRTDEGTEVLYAREKTVTAAAAAGVDAIDTVYTDFDDEAGLAEATRFAARLGYDGKMAIHPSQVPVINDAFTPAEEETAWARRVLAARDEAAAEDRGVFEVDGQMIDAPLIARAERVREYARLAEAWEDD is encoded by the coding sequence ATGCCACGACGCAGCGTCATGTTCTCGCCGGGCGACCGCCCGGAGCTGATGCGAAAGGCGCCCGCAACAGGCGCGGACACGATCGTCTTCGATTTGGAGGACGCGGTCGCGCCCGGCCGCAAAGCGGAGGCGCGGGCGGCCGTCCGCGACGCGCTCGCGGACCCCGAGTTCGATCCGGACGCCGAAGTCTGCGTCCGCGTCACCGGGACCGAGACGTACCGCGATCTCGAGGTCCTCGTCGACGAGGGGGACGCGGCCTTCGACGCGGTCATGCTCCCGAAGGCGGAGTCAGCGGACGCGGTCATCCACCTCGGCAACCAGCTCCGCGAGCACGACCGGCGGGTACCCGTGATCGCGCTGATCGAGACCGCTCGCGGCGTGCTCCGTGCCGAGGCGATCGCCGACGCGGGGCCGACCGACGCCGTCGCATTCGGCGCCGAGGACCTCTCGGCGGACCTGGGCGCGACCCGGACCGACGAGGGGACGGAAGTGCTGTACGCCCGCGAGAAGACGGTCACGGCCGCCGCGGCCGCCGGTGTCGACGCGATCGACACCGTCTACACCGATTTCGACGACGAGGCGGGGCTCGCCGAAGCGACCCGATTCGCGGCGAGGCTCGGCTACGACGGGAAGATGGCGATCCACCCGTCACAGGTACCCGTTATCAACGACGCGTTCACCCCCGCCGAAGAGGAAACCGCGTGGGCTCGGCGGGTGCTCGCCGCTCGCGACGAGGCGGCCGCCGAGGATCGGGGTGTCTTCGAGGTGGACGGCCAGATGATCGACGCGCCGTTGATCGCGCGGGCCGAGCGGGTCCGCGAGTACGCGCGGCTGGCGGAAGCGTGGGAGGACGACTGA
- a CDS encoding MaoC family dehydratase encodes MAGKYYEEFEVGETITHEKRRTVSERDNQVFCDVTMNQQPLHLDADFAAETQFGERLVNGIYTMALATGLSIPDTTDGTIVANLSYDDVEHPNPVFHGDTVRAESTVLDKRATSDGERGIVTMRVDAYKLADDRDAPDDDTLVCTFERTVLSLKRANAGD; translated from the coding sequence ATGGCCGGCAAGTATTACGAGGAGTTCGAGGTCGGCGAAACGATCACCCACGAGAAGCGTCGAACCGTCTCCGAACGAGACAACCAAGTTTTCTGTGACGTGACGATGAACCAGCAGCCGCTCCACCTCGACGCCGACTTCGCCGCCGAGACGCAGTTCGGCGAGCGACTGGTGAACGGCATCTACACCATGGCTCTGGCCACCGGGCTCTCAATCCCGGACACGACCGACGGCACCATCGTCGCGAACCTCTCGTACGACGACGTTGAGCACCCGAATCCGGTGTTCCACGGCGACACGGTTCGCGCTGAGTCGACGGTGCTCGACAAACGAGCGACCAGCGACGGCGAGCGCGGGATCGTGACGATGCGGGTCGACGCGTACAAACTCGCGGACGACCGCGACGCCCCCGACGACGACACGCTCGTGTGCACGTTCGAGCGGACGGTGCTGTCGCTGAAACGAGCGAACGCGGGCGACTGA
- a CDS encoding DoxX family membrane protein, with protein sequence MFDSATRRAARAAARLPPAATLARWGLGGMVLAAGVHKLLDPAAWTVYVVDWLAPLLVVSPTGFMLLNGYLEVAFGVALLLDRYTAFASFVAAASLSATCVYLAIVWGTVGAFGDVLARDIGLAGLAWAVFRESFTRGVGGGDS encoded by the coding sequence GTGTTCGACTCCGCCACCCGGCGGGCCGCGCGGGCGGCCGCTCGACTCCCGCCGGCGGCGACGCTTGCGCGCTGGGGGCTGGGCGGCATGGTGCTCGCGGCGGGCGTTCACAAGCTGCTCGATCCGGCGGCCTGGACCGTGTACGTCGTCGACTGGCTCGCGCCGCTGCTCGTCGTCTCGCCGACGGGGTTCATGCTGCTCAACGGCTACCTCGAAGTCGCCTTCGGCGTCGCGCTGCTCCTCGATCGCTATACCGCGTTCGCGTCGTTCGTCGCGGCCGCGTCGCTGTCGGCGACGTGCGTCTACCTCGCGATCGTGTGGGGGACGGTCGGCGCCTTCGGTGACGTGTTGGCGCGGGATATCGGGCTTGCGGGACTCGCGTGGGCCGTCTTCCGGGAGTCGTTCACCCGCGGCGTCGGCGGCGGCGACAGCTGA
- a CDS encoding PH domain-containing protein — translation MSSPSTDATLPEGFDWLSLDPEEAVVWTGKPHSMSLVPALVVGVPLSLVLVGIPIVVSAYLSRENTEYVITTEALYKKRGVVSRDVKRVGFEKVQDTSYSQDFFGTQFGYGSVDISTAGGSGVELSFDSVEEPKRIQELVNERIRARDRRGGDGESKSDVLDDILAELRAIRTAVERDADRDGDEAADHGAGRAADTAGSDGE, via the coding sequence ATGTCGTCACCCTCCACTGACGCGACCCTGCCTGAGGGGTTCGACTGGCTCTCGCTCGACCCCGAGGAAGCGGTCGTCTGGACGGGCAAGCCGCACTCGATGAGCCTCGTCCCCGCGCTCGTCGTCGGCGTCCCCCTCTCGCTGGTGCTCGTCGGTATCCCGATCGTCGTCTCGGCGTACCTCTCGCGCGAGAACACCGAGTACGTCATCACCACCGAGGCGCTGTACAAGAAGCGCGGCGTCGTCTCCAGGGACGTGAAGCGCGTCGGCTTCGAGAAGGTGCAGGACACCTCCTATTCGCAGGACTTCTTCGGCACGCAGTTCGGCTACGGATCGGTCGATATCTCCACGGCCGGCGGCTCGGGCGTCGAGCTCAGCTTCGACAGCGTCGAGGAGCCCAAGCGGATCCAGGAACTCGTCAACGAGCGCATCCGCGCTCGCGACCGCCGCGGCGGCGACGGGGAGTCAAAGAGTGACGTGCTCGACGACATCCTCGCGGAGCTCCGGGCGATCCGCACCGCAGTCGAACGCGACGCCGACCGCGACGGCGACGAAGCGGCCGATCACGGCGCAGGTCGGGCGGCCGACACCGCCGGCAGCGACGGGGAGTGA
- a CDS encoding PH domain-containing protein, with protein MTDATAVDVPDGKVNDAPDAVPVADDESVLWTGTPRLSAAVPAVFVGVVVAGAGMAIAVGPVATSRLGLGIAAVAILVGLAVPGIAVLSLTNTRYVLTDRAASVKTGIVGRRVVRARLSMVENSAYEQSVTGSLFGYGTVTLETAGGGVSFRRVDDPQGVRALVGEHAGGDADESIPGSTNSWRRVREEVQLLRSAVER; from the coding sequence ATGACGGACGCTACCGCTGTCGATGTGCCCGACGGGAAAGTCAACGACGCTCCCGATGCCGTCCCGGTGGCCGACGACGAGTCGGTGCTCTGGACGGGGACTCCGCGCCTCTCGGCGGCGGTTCCCGCGGTATTCGTCGGGGTGGTCGTCGCGGGCGCCGGGATGGCCATCGCCGTCGGCCCGGTGGCGACGAGTCGATTGGGGCTCGGGATCGCCGCGGTCGCGATCTTGGTCGGGCTCGCCGTTCCCGGCATCGCGGTGCTGTCGCTGACGAACACCCGCTACGTCCTCACCGACCGCGCGGCGTCGGTGAAGACCGGGATCGTCGGCCGGCGCGTCGTCCGCGCACGGCTCTCGATGGTCGAAAACTCGGCGTACGAGCAGTCCGTGACCGGCTCCCTGTTCGGCTACGGCACGGTGACGCTCGAGACCGCCGGCGGCGGTGTCTCCTTCCGCCGGGTTGACGACCCGCAGGGAGTCCGCGCGCTCGTTGGCGAACACGCCGGCGGCGACGCTGACGAGTCAATCCCCGGCTCGACGAACTCGTGGCGTCGGGTGCGCGAGGAGGTCCAACTGCTCCGGAGCGCGGTTGAGCGCTAG
- a CDS encoding acyl-CoA carboxylase subunit beta gives MKVHVGAAATEEEAGAIASALAEHFGVDIEVYAGDDADEPIAVAEPPEIEYPLDDDLGPTDREAALRAEIDDILQGGPEKYRDRLPGQGKLFVRDRLDLWFGERGEGGPGDADREGAADGVKFEDGKFAHFDAWHGNSPDVEEADEGNRLPADGLITGAAEFEGRDLHFMANDFTVKAGSMAGKGVEKFLRMQQRALKNGKPILYLMDSSGGRIDQQTGFFANREGIGKYYYNHSMLSGRVPQICVLYGPCIAGAAYTPVFADFTVMVEGMSAMAIASPRMVKMVTGEEIEMDDLGGPDVHAKYSGSADLVAEDEQHARDLVADLMSYLPDKAGEKPPRSDQKPPTYSPDGIDELIPEAPNRPYDVHDLLERICDAESVFELKPEYGKEIVTAFARIDGRPVGVVANQPTERSGAIFPDAAEKAAEFIWTCDAYEVPLLYLCDTPGFMAGSQVEKDAILEKGKKFIYATSSATVPKQTVVVRKAYGAGIYAMGGPAYEPESVIGLPSGEIGIMGPEAAINAVYANKLAEIDDPEERATREDELREEYRRDIDIHRMASEVVIDEIVPPSELRDELVQRFDFYEDIEKSVPDKKHGTVL, from the coding sequence ATGAAAGTCCACGTGGGCGCGGCGGCAACCGAGGAGGAGGCCGGCGCCATCGCCTCGGCACTGGCCGAGCACTTCGGCGTCGACATCGAGGTGTACGCCGGCGACGACGCCGACGAGCCGATCGCGGTCGCCGAGCCACCCGAGATCGAGTACCCGCTGGACGACGATCTGGGGCCAACCGACCGCGAGGCCGCCCTCCGCGCTGAGATCGACGACATCCTCCAGGGTGGCCCCGAGAAGTACAGGGACCGGCTCCCCGGCCAGGGGAAGCTGTTCGTCCGCGACCGGCTCGACCTCTGGTTCGGCGAGAGAGGAGAGGGCGGCCCCGGCGACGCCGACCGCGAGGGCGCCGCCGACGGCGTGAAGTTCGAGGACGGGAAGTTCGCGCACTTCGACGCGTGGCACGGGAACTCCCCGGACGTGGAGGAGGCCGACGAGGGGAACCGCCTCCCCGCGGACGGGCTCATCACCGGTGCCGCCGAGTTCGAGGGGCGCGACCTGCACTTCATGGCCAACGACTTCACGGTGAAGGCGGGGTCGATGGCCGGCAAGGGCGTCGAGAAGTTCCTCCGGATGCAACAGCGCGCGCTGAAGAACGGCAAGCCGATCCTCTATCTGATGGACTCCTCGGGCGGCCGCATCGACCAACAGACCGGCTTTTTCGCCAACCGCGAGGGGATCGGGAAGTACTACTACAACCACTCGATGCTCTCAGGTCGGGTCCCGCAGATCTGCGTCCTCTACGGCCCCTGCATCGCGGGAGCGGCGTACACGCCGGTGTTCGCCGACTTCACCGTGATGGTCGAGGGGATGTCCGCGATGGCGATCGCCTCCCCCCGGATGGTGAAGATGGTCACCGGCGAGGAGATCGAGATGGACGACCTCGGCGGCCCGGACGTCCACGCGAAGTACTCCGGCAGCGCCGACCTGGTCGCCGAGGACGAACAGCACGCCCGCGATCTCGTGGCGGACCTGATGAGCTACCTCCCCGATAAGGCGGGCGAGAAACCGCCCCGCAGCGACCAGAAACCGCCAACGTACTCACCCGACGGCATCGACGAGTTGATCCCCGAAGCCCCGAACCGCCCGTACGACGTTCACGACCTCTTGGAGCGCATCTGCGACGCGGAGTCGGTGTTCGAGTTGAAACCGGAGTACGGCAAGGAGATCGTCACCGCGTTCGCCCGCATCGACGGGCGCCCCGTCGGCGTCGTCGCGAACCAGCCGACCGAGCGCTCAGGGGCAATCTTTCCCGACGCCGCCGAGAAGGCCGCGGAGTTCATCTGGACGTGCGACGCCTACGAGGTCCCGCTCCTCTACCTCTGTGATACGCCGGGGTTCATGGCCGGTTCGCAGGTCGAAAAGGACGCCATCCTCGAGAAGGGCAAGAAGTTCATCTACGCGACCTCCTCGGCAACGGTCCCGAAACAGACGGTCGTCGTCCGGAAGGCGTACGGGGCGGGCATCTACGCCATGGGCGGCCCCGCCTACGAGCCCGAATCCGTCATCGGTCTCCCCTCCGGCGAGATCGGGATCATGGGCCCGGAGGCCGCGATCAACGCCGTCTACGCGAACAAGCTCGCCGAGATCGACGACCCGGAGGAGCGCGCGACGCGCGAGGACGAACTCCGCGAGGAGTACCGACGCGACATCGACATCCACCGGATGGCCAGCGAGGTCGTCATCGACGAGATCGTTCCGCCCTCGGAGTTGCGCGACGAACTCGTCCAGCGGTTCGACTTCTACGAGGACATCGAGAAGTCGGTCCCGGACAAGAAGCACGGCACCGTGCTGTGA
- a CDS encoding S9 family peptidase, protein MAHPAPTPDGDEVALYYDIDGRNQLYLLDPDTGDLEQWSDGQVPKDARHGFAWDTDGDRVFFHLDEAGNEQNDVHAIDRDGNAEPVVEMDGQVTLQSVGDDGETLLVGSNADGQMNVYRHDLPSGETTKLTDYDRAVWTAELSPDCDRFAFMTNTSEDYDNADVFVGDIDGSNARNLEIGETGAESAPADWHPDGDALLVSDNTPDKGRCGVYDLEVDEVTWYGDGQFEETPAFFHPDGDRFLATRSRDAEAVPVVYDVGSGEGRELDLPGGVASLADDTPLDDGRVLIQHTTPTRRPALLAYDLDTDEYETVLEAEYGPFSPSDFADAEYFAVESDGVPETPQRAVDHDAYEELDIGAIFYDSGERPSPLVVNPHGGPRARDTLSFSYRTQFLLSRGFSVLQVNYRGSTGRGREFVEELYDDWGGAEQGDVATAAEHVLAEYDWLDDDRVVVFGGSYGGYSAYWQLVQFPDLYDAGVAWVGVSDLFDMAENTMPHFRSELLVKYLGEPDENETLYEERSPVTYADNLASPLLIVHGVNDRRVPVSQARIFRDALDDAGYEEGDDYEYEELGEEGHGSSDIDDKLRSLELLDDFFDRRIGTLEADVVASDD, encoded by the coding sequence ATGGCCCACCCCGCGCCGACCCCCGACGGCGACGAGGTGGCGCTGTACTACGACATCGACGGCCGAAACCAGCTGTACCTCCTCGATCCCGACACCGGCGACCTGGAGCAGTGGTCCGACGGCCAGGTCCCCAAGGACGCCCGCCACGGCTTTGCGTGGGACACCGACGGCGATCGGGTCTTCTTCCACCTCGACGAGGCCGGCAACGAGCAGAACGACGTCCACGCTATCGACCGCGACGGGAACGCCGAGCCGGTCGTCGAGATGGACGGACAGGTGACGCTCCAGTCGGTCGGCGACGACGGGGAGACGCTGCTGGTCGGCTCGAACGCCGACGGCCAGATGAACGTCTACCGACACGACCTCCCGTCGGGCGAGACGACGAAGCTCACCGACTACGACCGCGCCGTCTGGACCGCGGAACTGTCGCCCGACTGCGACCGCTTCGCGTTCATGACCAACACCTCCGAGGACTACGACAACGCGGACGTGTTCGTTGGAGACATCGACGGCTCGAACGCCCGGAACCTCGAGATCGGCGAGACCGGCGCCGAGTCGGCGCCGGCCGACTGGCACCCCGACGGCGACGCGCTGCTCGTCTCGGACAACACGCCCGACAAGGGTCGCTGCGGCGTGTACGACCTCGAGGTGGACGAGGTGACGTGGTACGGCGACGGACAGTTCGAGGAGACGCCCGCGTTCTTCCACCCCGACGGCGACCGGTTCCTCGCGACGCGCTCGCGCGACGCCGAGGCCGTCCCGGTCGTCTACGACGTCGGGTCCGGCGAGGGTCGCGAACTCGACCTCCCCGGCGGCGTCGCGTCGTTGGCCGACGACACGCCCCTCGACGACGGACGGGTCCTGATCCAGCACACGACGCCGACGCGGCGCCCTGCACTGCTCGCGTACGATCTGGACACCGACGAGTACGAGACGGTTCTGGAGGCCGAGTACGGCCCGTTCTCGCCCAGCGACTTCGCCGACGCGGAGTACTTCGCCGTCGAGTCCGACGGCGTCCCCGAGACGCCACAGCGCGCCGTCGACCACGACGCCTACGAGGAACTGGATATCGGCGCGATCTTCTACGACTCCGGCGAGCGGCCGTCGCCGCTGGTCGTCAACCCCCACGGCGGGCCGCGCGCCCGCGACACGCTCTCGTTCAGCTACCGCACGCAGTTCCTGCTCTCTCGCGGGTTCTCGGTCCTGCAGGTGAACTACCGCGGCTCCACGGGTCGCGGCCGCGAGTTCGTCGAAGAGTTGTACGACGACTGGGGCGGCGCCGAACAGGGGGATGTCGCGACCGCTGCCGAGCACGTTCTCGCTGAGTACGACTGGCTCGACGACGACCGCGTCGTCGTGTTCGGGGGCTCCTACGGCGGCTACTCAGCGTACTGGCAGCTCGTCCAGTTCCCCGACCTCTACGATGCGGGCGTCGCCTGGGTCGGCGTCTCGGACTTGTTCGACATGGCCGAGAACACGATGCCGCACTTCCGCTCGGAGCTGCTGGTGAAGTACCTCGGCGAACCGGACGAGAACGAGACCCTGTACGAAGAGCGCTCGCCGGTCACCTACGCCGACAACCTCGCGTCTCCCCTGCTGATCGTCCACGGCGTCAACGACCGCCGGGTGCCCGTCTCGCAGGCGCGGATCTTCCGGGACGCGCTCGACGACGCGGGCTACGAGGAGGGCGACGACTACGAGTACGAGGAACTCGGTGAGGAGGGCCACGGCTCCTCGGACATCGACGACAAGCTTCGGAGCCTCGAACTGCTCGACGACTTTTTCGACCGACGGATCGGCACTCTCGAGGCCGACGTAGTCGCGAGCGACGACTAG
- a CDS encoding glycosyltransferase family 2 protein: protein MNLERIGLIATVASLLAAAGALAFPAVVGLPVGARSLLAATLWGTTILFTGTTLVWVVLTYVVGAGYEEPEPVRGGDDVQVRIMTIDAAEVVRRTVESLPDDLDDVRVIAETDIDVPGATVHVVPDEFDAAAVRKGRALEWARRHVDCEREFVLYLDEDSHMTEFDGLPDADVVQLREEPRRTGSVLSYLADVYRMGVQIEQRAFARLSVPLFAWGGGIAVRREVEDAVTWNRETLVEDTAFVWKAAERFDLDFELADVAVRNEAPPSLYEITQQRRRWTAGNLRAAKMLPARYRLLTRVRNYAWALSPVVTLVAIPLSVLGVSVLFGGLFLAASLTLAAFTAFWFLRGVAYYGRETAGWALAVPLAPVVTVVHSLGTVAGVLDPPEEFRVTEKTGK, encoded by the coding sequence ATGAACCTCGAACGGATCGGACTGATCGCGACCGTGGCGAGCCTCCTCGCGGCGGCGGGCGCACTGGCGTTCCCCGCCGTCGTGGGGCTGCCGGTCGGGGCGCGGTCGCTGCTCGCGGCGACGCTGTGGGGTACGACCATCCTGTTCACCGGGACGACGCTCGTGTGGGTCGTCCTGACGTACGTCGTCGGTGCGGGCTACGAGGAACCGGAGCCGGTTCGCGGCGGCGACGACGTACAGGTGCGGATCATGACCATCGACGCTGCCGAGGTCGTGCGGCGGACAGTCGAGTCGCTCCCGGACGACTTGGACGACGTGCGCGTCATCGCCGAGACGGATATCGACGTCCCCGGCGCGACGGTCCACGTCGTGCCCGACGAGTTCGACGCCGCGGCCGTCCGGAAGGGCCGCGCTCTCGAGTGGGCGCGTCGACACGTCGACTGCGAGCGCGAATTCGTGCTCTACCTCGATGAGGACAGCCACATGACCGAGTTCGACGGTCTGCCGGACGCCGACGTGGTCCAACTGCGCGAGGAGCCGCGCCGGACCGGCTCGGTCCTGTCGTATCTCGCGGACGTGTACCGGATGGGCGTCCAGATCGAACAGCGCGCCTTCGCGCGCCTCTCGGTCCCGCTGTTCGCGTGGGGCGGAGGGATCGCCGTCCGGCGCGAGGTCGAGGACGCGGTGACGTGGAACCGCGAGACGCTCGTCGAGGACACCGCCTTCGTGTGGAAGGCGGCCGAGCGCTTCGACCTAGATTTCGAACTCGCGGACGTGGCCGTGCGAAACGAGGCGCCGCCGTCGCTGTACGAGATCACCCAGCAGCGCCGCCGGTGGACCGCGGGCAACCTCCGGGCCGCGAAGATGCTGCCGGCTCGCTACCGCCTGCTCACCCGCGTGCGGAACTACGCGTGGGCGCTGTCGCCGGTCGTGACGCTGGTTGCGATCCCGCTGTCGGTCCTCGGCGTCTCCGTCCTGTTCGGCGGCCTGTTCCTCGCGGCGTCGCTGACGCTTGCGGCGTTCACGGCGTTCTGGTTCCTCCGCGGGGTCGCCTACTACGGCCGCGAGACGGCGGGCTGGGCACTGGCGGTGCCGCTGGCGCCCGTCGTCACCGTCGTTCACTCGCTGGGGACGGTCGCGGGCGTCCTCGACCCGCCCGAGGAGTTCCGCGTGACCGAGAAGACCGGGAAGTGA